The Flavobacterium psychrotrophum region GACCATACGGAATAGTTTCGTCCTCATCAGTTACTTAAGATAGAATGAAAATATTCTTTTAACTGAATGCTGACAACTTCTTTATCCTGAAGGCCTGAATGCTGCCACTCGAAAATATCGGTAATGAATGGGCTTCCCGAAAAAATGCGCGGTACGAAAGCAATGATGTTTAAGGTAACCAGGTCTACATTTACATTTTTAAATGTGCCGCTCGCTATCCCATCCTGTATAATTTTTTTTACCAATTCATAGTTTTTCCGGGTACCCGCGGTAATGACCTCTTTGATAGAGGAATGGTGCAGGAGGGTAATTTCCCTGCTTAGCAGGCGATGGAAATTGCGGTGGCTGTCAATAAAATTACCATAGATGTCAAGAAAGGCGTCGAGCTTTTTACCAGCCCCTTCCCTGCTGTCCATAGTAGCTAGCGCCGTTTCATAGGCCGCAAACCTCCGCTTAAAAATTGTGAGGTACAGGTTCTCTTTTGAGCCAAAGTGATAGTTGACCAAAGCGACATTAACAGCAGCCCGTTTTGCAATATCCCTGATGGACGTACCGCTGTAACCGCTGTCTGAAAATAACAGCTCAGCAGTTTCCAACAATAGTTTTTTTATCTGTGTAATATCCCCTGTTTCCATTTAACTATTCCTATCGGCAATTTACATCGTTTGTGCAAAGGTAAATTAATTGGCAAAAGGATACACAAAGCAGTACTACTTATAATGTTCTTCAGGATATCTTCAGCAGTTGCAAACCAATAGGCTAAAATAAATATAAACTAAAAATCAATTCTTTAACTATTCACAAGGCAAGGCTCTTAAAAAAGATTAAGGGTTATTCTTAACATAGATTAAGTATGGAAAGAGAATCATTGCTTAATTTTGAATCATTAAAATTAAGCAAAATTTAATGTGCTGAATCCAGCTTGAAAACTATCTTCAAAATAGAGTCCGGTAAATTTTTCACAGGTAATAGGCAGTGCTGCTAACACAATTATTAGCTTCCAAATCTGCGTTGCTTTGCGGTTGCAGCCATCCGTTTCACTAAAATTAAAACAATGAAAAAAATAATAGTATGCACTACGCTGCTGCTTACCATATCCCTGCGGCTATCCGCACAATCCACTACAAATCAAATGAATCAAACTTCGTATTTTAAAAACAATGCCTTCTTGTGGGGCGCAGCTTCTGCATCCTACCAGGTAGAAGGTGCACCGACAGCCGATGGTAAAGGCCAGTCCAATTGGGATGAATGGATGAACCGCTACCAGGTCGCCGGAAAAGGGGTCAATGGAAATGTAGCCATAAACTTTTATGACCGCACCCAATACCTGAAAGATATTAAATTATTTAAGGAACTCGGGCTTACCAGTTACCGTTTCTCTATCTCGTGGCCCCGTATTATACCGACGGGTACCGGAAAGGTAAACACTGTCGCCATAGACCACTACCGGACTTTTGTTAAAGACCTAAAAGCTGCAGGCATTGAGCCCGTAATGACATTGTACCACTGGGATATGCCCCTGGAACTCTACAACAAAGGCGGCTGGGATAACAGGCAGTCCATCGAATGGTTCGCTGATTATGCAAGGGTGGTTTTTGACAATTTTAAAGACCTTGTTAAAATATATGTAATCAGTAACGAAATCCTTATTGAAACAGATATGACACTGCAGGCAAAGTCAATAATCAGTAAAGAAAATGCGCCCTTTTCTGTTATCCCTGCACCGGAAAACCTGGCAACAGCCCTCAACCAGTTTAACCATAAACTTTTGGCTGCCGCCCGGGCTGCAAAGATATTCC contains the following coding sequences:
- a CDS encoding TetR/AcrR family transcriptional regulator — protein: METGDITQIKKLLLETAELLFSDSGYSGTSIRDIAKRAAVNVALVNYHFGSKENLYLTIFKRRFAAYETALATMDSREGAGKKLDAFLDIYGNFIDSHRNFHRLLSREITLLHHSSIKEVITAGTRKNYELVKKIIQDGIASGTFKNVNVDLVTLNIIAFVPRIFSGSPFITDIFEWQHSGLQDKEVVSIQLKEYFHSILSN
- a CDS encoding glycoside hydrolase family 1 protein, whose amino-acid sequence is MKKIIVCTTLLLTISLRLSAQSTTNQMNQTSYFKNNAFLWGAASASYQVEGAPTADGKGQSNWDEWMNRYQVAGKGVNGNVAINFYDRTQYLKDIKLFKELGLTSYRFSISWPRIIPTGTGKVNTVAIDHYRTFVKDLKAAGIEPVMTLYHWDMPLELYNKGGWDNRQSIEWFADYARVVFDNFKDLVKIYVISNEILIETDMTLQAKSIISKENAPFSVIPAPENLATALNQFNHKLLAAARAAKIFHTYGIPQGEAGIAIPLFPTIAVDAHSAKAAEFIDGIVNRWFLDAIYKGSYPQDILEYAAEHRLHLKIGAADAKEIGEAGLTYLGINYYAPLIVQKNDAQPGFYGITFPTLPNTDYAYNGANRPDQLKRLLLRMRDEYGNPAIIITENGAGFENDDLLSNGQVNDARRAGYIKAHIEAMLSAKREGVNVFGYHVWSSHDNLEWIAGYGRRFGMIYVDFDTQQRTVKASAKEYGEIIKQFKSLK